In Mycteria americana isolate JAX WOST 10 ecotype Jacksonville Zoo and Gardens chromosome 4, USCA_MyAme_1.0, whole genome shotgun sequence, the genomic stretch GGAACAGTTTTCCATACCTCCTTTCCTAAAGATGCAAAAACTTTCCCTTATGGAAAGACTGTATTAGGAAAACTGATTTCTGTATTACAAGAAGACATAAGTCAGTGTTAACTCCACTGAATTCAGAAACAGACATCTTACCTGAATGATAAATAtcttgggttttcctaccagacTCTGGCACTTGTCTCCTCTGAACATGTCTGTGATTGTCTCAATTCTGATTTGGGCATCATATGCATAAATGTGATCATTCTCACCGTGACTCAGGAACACACAAACAAAGCAGTCAGCATTGCTGTGGTCATCCTTAGAGGCTGAAATAGTCAAGTGGTGTTTAGATGACTAAACAGTGAtcttcaggtttaaaaaacaTTGTACATTTGTATCATACAACTTAATCTCCAATCAGTCCTTTTTCAAATGAACCCTATTTTTAGATAGTGTAACACTGCAGAGATTTGAAGGTGCAATGATTCATCATGGCTGAAGATAAGGGCTGCTACAAGTAAAAAGAATAATATTATTaacttctcccagctgcaggtACTTTCTTTCAGCTCTTAGTGACTTCATTAGTTCTCTCTGCAGAAGCTTCACTTACATTGcaataaaataatctgaagtcTAACCCTTAAGTCCTTCTAATGTTAAACAACTCCCTTGTGCACAAAAATTTTAAGTTAGATGAACAGAGAGAATGGAAGAAAAGATATCTGGAAATTCTGCTACAAATAGTTAGGCATAACTAATATATAGTCTCCTACCTTCATAAATTTTCTGCAGcacatcttctgctttcagatcATCAAAATGTCTGACTTCAAATCCAAGGTCTGTCAAACTATTGTTAAAACACATCAGTATCAGTACAAATCTTGCTCAAATTATATGTCAGTTGCTACTAACTCAGTTGCTTTCCCTGTGAGAGAATGAATATTCATGTTTATgcattatttatgaaaaaaacctaCTAAACTTGATTTTGAACTCAAACTGGTGTCAAGTACAGGTGTAATATCTAAAGTTACTTCAGTGAGTTTGCCCTAAGAGAGGTCTGGACACACTGAAAACATAGGACTTGTgccagcagtttctgtgactcaAAGAACTGTGCCTTGAAGCTTTTTTATTATGGCTTTCTTTGCCAAGGTTACATAGGTGCTGAtgtctgcaaaatattttgttctgtaattaAATGTAAGCTTTAGGTAACTGCTTATTTGACCATGATTTCTGAAGTTTAGCTTTTTAAGCTTGAGTAGAGAAACCAAGTTTCTTACCTGCATTTCAGATTGTTTCTGTCTGCAAGAGTCCCACGTCTATCTGGCAGCCTCAAATGCCAAAAAAAGTGCTCATGATTGAAGATTAATGCAACTCCTCTTCTTTGATGGTTCATTTTGTATTGCACTGCAGGATCAAGTCTTTGTCTGTTGCCAGAGATGGAAAATATTCTTGATAAATAAGTTAATGGCTAACTGAATTCCCTCCCTGTATTCCTGCTAGCTGAGATTTTTTAATTGACTAGAGACTTTGAGGATCCAATTTCAGAAGGCAAGACCTCAAAATGTGCAGTATTTCAGGAAGAGCCTAAATCGCTAGGTCTTTTTGAAAAGCTTGGGCATGTTAACCAATTCAGTAAAAACAAGTGTTGGGTGTGTACTAGGCTCTATCCAGGTAGGTTGAACGGTTTCTCTAcaacatatttgtattttctcttgccAGGAGGCTGTCTCATTAGTAACGCAGTAAGGCATAAAGCAGTGCACTTTAGACTTGGCTCCAATTTTCTGCGTTATGTGTTTAGCTAActattattttaacataattGGATAGTGCATATATACTTATTTGGAATCGTAGCTGTCTGAGATTTGCTCCAAGTTCTTCTAACTAAACCAagtgctgcatcataaccaatagACTATAAACTGGTGATGAGGTGGTGTGCATAGTGTATCTTGCAAAAGGAGAACAAATTTGTATTATTTACCCTAACAAAATGAAAGCTATGACAATACAGCTGTTCATCTTAAATTTTTAGCAACCAGTCAACAAAATCCTAAAGCTGAAGGACACCGTTGTTCTGAGGGACAGAACAAATGACCGACCCAGCTTCTAAGCAGAGAACTTTAAACTATCATGGCAACAAACATATGGATCATCTCTGTGTTTGGAGTAGCATTCAgcaattttattgttttatgagCAAAATACAACATAGAAGTCTGTGATAGCATGCTATGGACTGTGCACTTGGACCCAAAAGGTTGTTTCCAAGTGTTGGCATGGCTGTATTTTGAGAGACAAAGCAGACAATCTCACTGCTTTTGTAGACAGAGGTATCGGTGCAGGGAACAGAAACTAAAACGCTTCTGGCAATAGCCCTGGCAATAGGCAAGGCCAGTGCTATAGATGTACAGAATGACAGTCCAGGTCATGCTGCCCTAGGACTCTAGTCAGAGCTGTCATTTTTGGCATGTTACTGGTTTTTTCCTACTATGGAATGTTCAGTTTTGGTGCAATTGGTGGAAGAAGTTGCTTAGAATATTTGCCTGCAGACATTACTTAAAGATCGCAGTTTCATcagcaaaatgcttttgtttcaCTACAAAATGACCAAAGTTATCCATAAACTATTTCTGCTTCTCCATGTTATTATAAGCAGTCCcttaataaaacatctttttataaCATCTGCATAAGAATTCAAACAGGGAACAGGAATTCTGGATGACTGTTCAAAGTCTGGGGATTTTTACAATGTTGGCTGgataaccaaaaagaaaagttaagtgGGGTGCTTTATCACACTCTCCCCAGTTTGAGTACTTAACATGTTAAAATGCAAAGATGATAAACTTTAGCCCTGTAATTATGAATTATATTTCACCTGTACCAGTACAGGAGCTTATTCAGATTCTGGCAATTTATCTTCCTTAGGACTTGGCTAGACATAGGGCTAATAGGGATTTTGGACAGTTAGGTCCCTGGATCCTGTGAATGACCATTAAAGGATGATTCCCTAAATAGTTCTTCCTCTGCTCAGCTGTATTCACTGAGTGAGTGAGGCAAAGGAAGTTATCAGGCAGGTAGTTTACCTTTTCCAGGGCTAGATGATGATGTAAGGTAGAGTAGGAAAAATTCATGGAATCACTATCCCATGGTCCCTTTACCCTCCTTCCAGAGGAATATATTCCTGTGCAACACTCTTATCACTTAGTCTGCCCAGTTGTTTCTTCGATTGTGATGGTATTTTTGCCACAGTCTCTGCACATTGCCTAACGTAAAAGGAGTCTGCTCCTAAAAGCCCCTTCTGCATGCCTTCATGATAAGAAGGGTGATTCTACATCTGGTGTAGCTAAAACTAGAAACGTGTTCTGTAAGTGGGTGGAGTTGAGTTGAATAATCCAGTCACATTCTTCACAAAAATCAGAAAACCCTGCACTGACCTCAGTGTCATGGGCCATCTCTGTCATTGCCATCAGAACTTTACCTTCTATCAAGTGCATCTACTTCTGTGATGTTCTGATTTCCATCTGTTAGAGAGATCAAAAAGTGATTTAGCCACTAaatcattcattaaaaagaaacaatttgaaCTTGTGCATCCAGCCTTAAAGTTTAGCTGTTAATGTAAACCAAACGCTCATTCACACATCAGGTAAGTAGGCATGCAGCTGAACAGCTTCATTAGTGTTTGCACCCACAGCTTTTGGAGGCTGTTCTTAAAGTTCTGACTCCAACAGTCTGAATTTTAGGTGGTCAAGACATGCATATTTTATATCTGTCTGTGTATCTGTATCTATATAGACATATTCAGAGATCATGACTTTATCTAACTAACTAGctggctgtatttatttaaacagtcTCTAACTCAATAGTTACGATTTTACATAATCTAAAAATACACTGGTGtatcttttatttcagtaaagcTGCTAATGCCAAGCTGAGCATTGTTTTTGAGGTTGGATGCAGCATATGAGTCATAGCAGGTAGTGTAACAGTATGTATAGCTAATGACAACTGAGAAGATGCAAGATTTATACCTTTTCTTCTGCTAAACTATATAGACAGAAGTATCTCCAGTAATAGAACGCACATAAAGGTAATGTGGGAACAACAGGGAACATGCACATCTTGGGAGCGCACAGAACTAAAGACTTGCAGATGGTTAGGccaaaatatttattccttttgcttAAACATCTCAATGGGCTATAAAATCACAGCTCCTACTACTACCGGTGGAGACCAACTACCACATTATGAAAACTATGTACTATACCGTACCTGTGGTGGTTAATGTAGGTCTGCTATCCAACTGGACGTGGCCTGCAATTAGAAGAGAAGATGGgtcatgtatacatatattttacaaacTATTTTGTATATATGATACTACcttttcacatctgtttttcaTATCTGATTAAAGCCTTTTGCAAAACAAACTAATATAGCTATGTGTTGATAGAGGAGAAAAGTTCATAAAGACATTAGAATAAACTTGCAGAAATCTAGAATTGGTTTTACAAGCTTTTATGTTGAACACCATAGCACAGGAGGGGGGTGGCTCAAAGGAAGTCACATGCTTCTAAGTGTTACTATTTACATATAAACTTCCCACCGGCAAATACCAATCGTGCTTTCAGGTGTTGGGTCTTACAATTATCGCTAGTAACatgaacacacaaaaaagctatttcagtttGCTGAAATAACATACAGGCCAGACCCATGACAGAAGTGCTGATAAATGAGTGTAGATAGAACATAGCAACAATATATATGCCTGTGCCTCTGTTGATAATGTGTAGCCAGAGATCTTTAAGAgtgcatctgtatttttaaatttatagtgTACTTCTGCTTGTGTATGTGAGATCTGGCTGATGCTTTTGCCTCAGCTTAAGGGGAGGAAGGGGTaatccaccccccaaaaaaacaacagacCATAAAAATGTTATAGTCATCAAACTTTTAGACAGAAAATGGTGTCATGTAGACACAGGAAGAATGGAATTCCTGGGCCAAAGGAAACTAGGGAAAGATGGTCTTCCTGTTCTTTTAATCCTGTTTAGTCAGTTCCCAGTCTTTAGCTTTT encodes the following:
- the CASP6 gene encoding caspase-6 isoform X1, whose translation is MSGSERRRAAGHVQLDSRPTLTTTDGNQNITEVDALDRRQRLDPAVQYKMNHQRRGVALIFNHEHFFWHLRLPDRRGTLADRNNLKCSLTDLGFEVRHFDDLKAEDVLQKIYEASKDDHSNADCFVCVFLSHGENDHIYAYDAQIRIETITDMFRGDKCQSLVGKPKIFIIQACRGDKHDDPVIAQDSIDSSNESVVNETEVDAAGVYTLPAGADFIMCYSVAQGYFSHRETVNGSWYIQDLCEALRKHGSSLEFTELLTVVNRKVSHRKVDVCRDINAIGKKQIPCFASMLTKKLYFHPKPK